The following proteins come from a genomic window of Merismopedia glauca CCAP 1448/3:
- a CDS encoding DEAD/DEAH box helicase, with protein sequence MDRPYMVNDILSQARLTTSSNNFYRSSQNLDIGKFYHYSDRLTIEGYIQTTGQPSFSATSPPINLRYYQKDAIAQVFELWQQVRRVLVQSPTGSGKSLIISALAQEFLRRGEPVLALAHKVELIRQLRDHLQRCTLIEPGIIAEKSQFKRNTEALIQVASIQALSCQPLDKLPKASIVIIDEAHHSHAKTYSRIFSHYQEAYFLGLTATPLRIDGRGLRYLYDGVAGFEALVTGVPVRQLIEEGYLSDFKLFTSDNLLDPKAAGIHSRAGDYIQSELEEYTDSVLLQGEIVDTWLKHADGKRTVLYPVSVALSKRYCQEFCSSGIAAAHIDADTPPKERENILQKFINGEILVLCQHSIVIEGVDIPLIECVQFARPTKSLTIWFQAIGRALRPAAGKPHAIIIDHTTTHHDLPWIDEPIEWSLDPVSLPNNAAHTLTCPDCSHVFRATANDTRRRWAMCPNCSTKFQFEVGVGGSGRYQVVKVLPADFQELERQLNPEVMEALARLFEEAFDRRLKPGWVAYQVLKIPNIGYFELLEVAKWLNYKPGWAYYKYREILAELGGVA encoded by the coding sequence ATGGATAGACCCTATATGGTTAACGATATCTTATCTCAAGCCCGACTCACAACATCGAGTAATAATTTTTATCGCAGCAGTCAGAATCTTGATATTGGTAAATTTTACCATTATTCGGATCGATTAACAATAGAGGGATATATCCAGACAACAGGTCAGCCAAGCTTTTCGGCTACATCCCCCCCGATAAATCTCAGATATTACCAAAAAGATGCGATCGCACAAGTCTTTGAACTGTGGCAGCAAGTGCGGCGGGTTTTGGTTCAATCCCCCACTGGAAGCGGGAAATCGCTGATTATTTCGGCTCTAGCCCAAGAATTCCTCCGGCGCGGGGAACCAGTTCTGGCTCTAGCTCACAAAGTCGAATTAATCCGCCAACTGCGCGACCACCTACAGCGCTGTACTTTAATAGAACCAGGAATTATCGCCGAAAAGAGCCAATTTAAGCGCAATACCGAAGCTTTGATTCAAGTGGCTTCAATTCAGGCTTTAAGCTGCCAGCCGCTAGATAAACTTCCCAAAGCTTCAATTGTAATAATCGACGAAGCCCACCACAGCCACGCAAAAACTTATTCCCGAATATTCAGCCACTACCAAGAAGCCTATTTTCTCGGTTTAACCGCGACTCCCCTACGGATTGACGGGCGCGGTCTTAGATACCTCTACGATGGCGTAGCTGGGTTTGAAGCTTTAGTAACTGGCGTACCAGTGCGGCAATTAATTGAAGAGGGCTATTTAAGCGACTTTAAGCTTTTTACCAGCGACAACCTGCTCGACCCCAAGGCTGCCGGAATCCACTCGCGCGCTGGGGACTATATTCAATCGGAACTCGAAGAATACACCGATTCGGTGCTATTGCAAGGTGAAATAGTCGATACCTGGCTCAAACACGCCGATGGTAAAAGAACCGTTCTTTATCCGGTGTCGGTGGCTCTCTCGAAGAGATATTGTCAGGAGTTCTGCTCTAGCGGTATTGCGGCGGCTCACATCGATGCGGATACTCCCCCAAAAGAACGAGAAAACATCCTACAAAAATTCATAAACGGGGAAATATTAGTACTTTGCCAGCACTCTATCGTCATTGAGGGGGTAGATATCCCCTTAATCGAGTGCGTTCAGTTTGCCCGTCCTACTAAATCTCTCACCATCTGGTTTCAGGCGATTGGTCGAGCTTTAAGACCAGCAGCCGGAAAACCCCACGCCATTATCATCGACCACACTACTACCCATCACGACCTACCTTGGATCGACGAGCCGATTGAATGGAGTTTAGATCCGGTCAGTTTACCCAATAATGCGGCTCACACTCTGACTTGTCCCGACTGTTCGCACGTTTTCAGGGCTACAGCTAACGATACCCGTCGCCGTTGGGCGATGTGCCCTAATTGCTCGACTAAATTCCAGTTTGAAGTCGGAGTCGGGGGTAGTGGTAGGTATCAAGTCGTCAAGGTTCTTCCGGCTGACTTCCAGGAACTAGAACGACAGCTAAACCCTGAAGTGATGGAGGCTCTAGCGCGGCTGTTTGAGGAAGCTTTCGATCGGCGATTAAAACCTGGGTGGGTTGCGTATCAAGTCTTGAAGATCCCGAACATTGGCTATTTTGAGCTTTTGGAGGTAGCCAAATGGCTCAATTACAAGCCTGGATGGGCTTACTACAAATACCGAGAGATTTTGGCTGAGCTTGGAGGTGTGGCATGA